ATTCTAAATCATTTTAATTCTAAATATTTTTTATTTTCAAATTTCTTGTGAATTTTGAGTTTTTTTGTTGAAATCAAAATAAGTAAGATCAGATTTGAAAATTCCATACAAAACTTATAATTTAAGCTAAACATAAATTATCTAAACTATAGAACTAGAATAAAGAAAATTAATCTAAAGTCGAAACTTAGATTCAGTTAGACTCAAAGCTGATTTTATAATGTTTTATGATTTTAATAATATTAAAAGATCAAAAAAAGAAATATAAAAAATATAAATACATGGGGATAGAATGGGCCTGGAAAATTTGATAAAAGCTGCTTATAAAGAATCTGTAAATGGAAATCGTAGAGGAGATAAGTTAGAAGAGATAAAATCCATTCAAGATTATATAAAATCTTCTAAAAGAATTATTGTGCCTAACTGGAATCAGGAAAAAGTAAATGTAATAAACAAAGTTTTAAGTGAATTTAACCTGTCAGAAGCAGAACATTTGGAATTCCACACTAATTCTGCAGATTTATCTCGAATGCCTGCCATCACTAAAGCCCAGATGGCATTAGATTTATGTGATTGTGATCTAGTAATAGCTCGTGGC
The sequence above is drawn from the Methanobacteriales archaeon HGW-Methanobacteriales-1 genome and encodes:
- a CDS encoding DUF3236 domain-containing protein gives rise to the protein MGLENLIKAAYKESVNGNRRGDKLEEIKSIQDYIKSSKRIIVPNWNQEKVNVINKVLSEFNLSEAEHLEFHTNSADLSRMPAITKAQMALDLCDCDLVIARGRLGVPGSGSLMVILDSKGRILTGATSPSHVVHNKDLTEAVRDEITICLERIGFKK